A genomic region of Pelodiscus sinensis isolate JC-2024 chromosome 19, ASM4963464v1, whole genome shotgun sequence contains the following coding sequences:
- the CRB3 gene encoding protein crumbs homolog 3, translating to MFPLPSRTTGGAMAGYSLLPLFLVVALQSLLQPALGQDPTGSTVSPTTVSGLTESERLAAIIVPSVVGGLLLIGLAIFGALKVRERRQTEGTYRPSSEEQAGARAVTNANLQLPPEERLI from the exons atgttcccccttccctcccggacAACCGGCGGAGCGATGGCAGGCTACAGTCTTCTCCCCTTGTTCCTGGTTGTGGCCCTGCAGTCCCTGTTACAGCCAGCCCTGGGCCAAG ACCCGACTGGGAGCACCGTGTCCCCCACAACCGTGTCGGGGCTCACG GAGTCGGAGCGGCTGGCAGCCATCATCGTCCCCTCTGTGGTCGGGGGGCTCCTGCTGATTGGACTGGCGATCTTCGGGGCGCTCAAGGTGCGGGAGAGGCGGCAGACGGAGGGCACCTACCGGCCCAGCAGCGAGGAACAGGCAGGCGCGCGGGCGGTGACGAACGCcaacctccagctgccccccgaGGAGCGTCTGATCTGA